A genomic stretch from Scheffersomyces stipitis CBS 6054 chromosome 6, complete sequence includes:
- the VPS27 gene encoding vacuolar protein sorting-associated protein hydrophilic protein (has cysteine rich putative zinc finger esential for function~go_function zinc ion binding~go_process intracellular protein transport~go_function zinc ion binding~go_process intracellular protein transport) produces the protein MSWFGSSSDSTIELDNKIQEATSESIPNGELDLPLALEVTDLIRSKSLPPIQCMRSLKKRLGMTYSNPNLLSSTLKLVDLCIKNCGSHFLNEIASKEFMDYLVDFIFKVHYDTKNYQVRNSEAKMNVGELILSLIKEWSILFSNSSDLSYVTRCFERLESEAYNFPDFAETSALNSKFVDTEVPPDWVDDDKCMICYDKFSMINRKHHCRACGGVFCQTHSSNFIPLVSLGISKPVRACDNCLAKQKSKNKPSQHNSSSHSRGTSRVQEDDEDEMLRKAIELSLQDTQIPVSAPVARDAPTNSSQTKTITDEDDDEDLKAAIAASMKDYQDQERLREEQQKQWQQEQEEKHHQEEQSDFYNYSIPKPSNYSQQLPYVQSVASLTEEEEADINKFITLMYQVKNDQNISYARLHDEKLTDLHTKVCPLRSKVTKNLIYTVERQKAFTELNNKIAAITRLYEEHLDSKLKQTYGYQQSVPPVQLPEINDYMRGPQSNYEQSIPAQGTGYQQQAGYVHPETTGYPSYPGGQQPIPQQPIAQQPSGSRPSAQQAQKAPEQKHEQQQTSVPTFAYPPQESYPPEGEDDEEQSNFELPPLPNQAQNDFSYPPTQSYDSPSEPMYPNDSTDQQYNVYPPNGAGSEESKDEYSSGELQPVQPTREHVLRTRSSELPPHAVEQASARFPPIDTVEEEYQNSNNSSVPYPDVSFPIAPTQNLQPQQEPPKKFVPEPEPLIDI, from the exons ATGTCTTGGTTTGGCAGTTCCTCTGATTCTACCATAGAATTGGACAACAAGATCCAAGAAGCAACTTCTGAGTCGATTCCTAATGGAGAATTGGATTTGCCATTAGCTTTGGAGGTGACTGATTTGATTAGAAGTAAACTGTTGCCTCCTATCCAGTGTATGCGATCGTTGAAGAAGCGGTTGGGTATGACATATTCCAACCCGAATTTGTTATCTTCAACACTCAAGTTGGTCGACTTGTGTATTAAGAACTGTGGTTCTCATTTTTTGAATGAAATTGCATCCAAGGAGTTCATGGACTATCTTGTAGACTTCATATTTAAGGTACACTACGACACCAAGAACTACCAGGTGCGCAATCTGGAAGCCAAGATGAACGTGGGTGAGCTCATATTGTCGCTCATCAAGGAATGGTCCATTTTATTTTCGAATCTGTCAGATTTAAGCTACGTCACAAGATGTTTCGAGCGTTTGGAAAGTGAAGCGTACAACTTTCCAGACTTTGCTGAGACGTCTGCTTTGAACAGTAAGTTCGTAGACACAGAAGTTCCCCCTGATTGGGTTGATGATGATAAGTGTATGATCTGCTACGATAAATTCTCGATGATCAACAGAAAACATCATTGTCGTGCCTGTGGCGGAGTTTTCTGTCAGACTCATTCAAGTAACTTCATTCCGTTAGTTTCTTTGGGCATTCTGAAGCCTGTCAGAGCCTGTGATAACTGTCTTGCCAaacagaaactgaagaacaAGCCATCACAACATAATTCATCATCTCATTCAAGAGGTACATCGCgtgttcaagaagatgatgaagatgaaatgTTGCGAAAGGCAATAGAATTGAGTTTGCAAGACACTCAAATTCCTGTTTCCGCTCCAGTTGCACGAGATGCTCCAACAAATTCCAGTCAAACAAAGACCATAAccgacgaagacgacgatgaagacttgaaggcTGCCATAGCTGCCAGTATGAAGGATTACCAGGATCAGGAGAGATTGAGAGAGGAACAGCAGAAGCAATGgcaacaagaacaagaggaaaaacatcaccaagaaGAGCAATCAGATTTCTACAACTACAGCATTCCCAAGCCCAGCAAT TATAGCCAACAACTTCCTTATGTGCAGCTG GTAGCTAGTTTGaccgaggaagaagaagcagatatcaacaagttcattACGTTAATGTACCAAGTGAAGAACGACCAGAACATTCTGTATGCTCGTCTCCACGATGAGAAGTTGACTGATTTGCACACCAAAGTTTGTCCATTGAGAAGTAAAGTAACCAAGAATTTGATCTATACTGTAGAAAGACAGAAGGCCTTTACAGAATtaaacaacaagatcgCAGCTATCACGAGATTGTATGAAGAACACCTTGATTCCAAGTTAAAGCAAACATATGGCTACCAGCAATCAGTACCACCTGTTCAACTTCCTGAGATCAACGATTATATGCGTGGACCTCAGCTGAACTACGAGCAGTCTATCCCAGCTCAAGGAACTGGATATCAACAACAGGCTGGTTATGTTCATCCTGAGACTACAGGCTATCCATCTTATCCTGGGGGCCAGCAGCCAATTCCTCAACAGCCTATTGCTCAGCAACCTAGTGGATCTCGGCCCTCTG CACAACAGGCACAGAAAGCTCCGGAACAGAAACACGAACAACAGCAGACTTCAGTACCAACCTTTGCTTATCCACCTCAAGAGCTGTACCCTCCTGAAGGGGAAGATGACGAGGAGCAATCAAATTTTGAACTTCCTCCTTTACCTAACCAGGCTCAGAATGATTTTCTGTATCCACCAACTCAATCTTATGATTCCCCATCAGAACCCATGTATCCTAATGACCTGACAGACCAGCAGTATAATGTGTATCCACCAAATGGGGCAGGATCTGAAGAGTCGAAGGATGAATACAGTTCTGGTG AATTACAACCAGTTCAACCAACCAGAGAGCATGTTCTTAGAACAAGATCATCGGAATTGCCCCCACATGCTGTAGAACAAGCAAGTGCCAGATTCCCACCTATTGatactgtagaagaagaataccaAAACAGTAACAATAGTAGTGTTCCTTACCCAGATGTTTCTTTCCCTATAGCACCTACACAGAACTTGCAACCACAGCAAGAACCACCAAAGAAGTTTGTGCCCGAGCCTGAACCTTTGATAGATATATAG
- a CDS encoding suppressor of tor2 translates to MAELVGTWTSKSNTVFTGPGFYDPEDELLIEPDLPGISYSFTEDGHYEEALYRVVGNARQHECPIASVTYQHGTYELLSNGSLVLTPIAVDGRQLLSDPCATGNNQSTYTRYVQPTWFKTYQVFVDSYHGRYTLQIYQFDGSMMQPLYLAYKPPLMLPTYALNPTDAASKTKSSLRRRVKRSLENQYRTNAVKDIAGENFEKYWWISVACLGAASSYLFLK, encoded by the coding sequence ATGGCCGAATTGGTAGGCACCTGGACATCCAAGTCCAATACTGTTTTCACTGGACCTGGCTTTTATGACCCAGAAGATGAATTGTTGATTGAACCTGATTTGCCAGGTATTTCATACTCTTTCACTGAAGATGGCCACTACGAAGAAGCTTTGTACAGAGTCGTTGGTAACGCCAGACAGCACGAGTGTCCCATCGCTTCTGTCACCTATCAACACGGTACGTACGAGTTATTGTCAAATGGCTCGCTTGTGTTAACACCAATTGCTGTTGACGGAAGACAATTGTTGAGTGACCCATGTGCCACCGGCAACAACCAATCTACCTACACCAGGTATGTCCAGCCAACCTGGTTCAAAACCTACCAAGTTTTTGTTGATTCGTACCACGGCAGATACACTCTTCAGATCTACCAGTTTGACGGATCCATGATGCAACCATTGTATTTGGCTTATAAACCTCCTCTCATGTTGCCAACTTATGCCTTGAACCCTACAGATGCTGCCTCTAAGACCAAGTCGTCCTTGCGTAGAAGGGTCAAGAGGTCGTTGGAGAACCAGTATAGAACCAATGCTGTCAAGGACATTGCTGGCGAGAACTTTGAGAAGTACTGGTGGATCTCTGTGGCTTGTTTGGGCGCAGCATCATCGtatttgttcttgaagtag
- a CDS encoding G1/S-specific cyclin CLN1 — QFTQKDYSSHLYEAELAVHQQSFEEYEDDIFKSMVQLTNSNRPDLDLYKQQPYLTFAIRSKLIDFLLKMSVRLKILPFVFFRAVRIFDRYCSKRIVLLDQAQLIITTCLWIASKVQGGNNHFVNLNNLEKITCIKTINDLGYGSGGKYLGPTERFRLPKLHELVKLCGAKCKYDQGMFKQMEIHILSSLDWSLNDPGIEEFITTSREFCIMSAYSADNEMFKVKEFLCYLSLYAPELIDINIIELSQVMLALINEALGFYPGDRLFQKVIGEEAIHTEIEPHRYRAIKTNLIKAVMGATDYSLRLFNSRGPQFFYNQINALY, encoded by the coding sequence CAGTTCACCCAGAAGGACTACTCTTCGCATTTGTACGAAGCCGAGTTGGCCGTGCACCAACAGTCGTTCgaagaatatgaagatGACATCTTCAAGCTGATGGTCCAATTGACCAACTCAAATAGACCCGATCTAGACTTGTACAAGCAGCAGCCATATCTCACTTTCGCCATACGGTCTAAGTTGATTGACTTCTTGCTCAAGATGTCGGTAAGATTGAAGATTCTTCCCTTTGTCTTTTTCCGTGCCGTAAGAATCTTCGATAGATACTGCTCCAAGCGgattgttcttcttgaccaGGCGCAGTTGATCATCACCACCTGTCTTTGGATCGCTTCCAAGGTTCAGGGAGGCAACAATCACTTTGTCAACTTGAataacttggaaaagatcaCTTGCATTAAGAccatcaacgacttgggGTATGGTTCGGGAGGAAAGTACTTGGGTCCCACTGAGAGATTTAGATTGCCAAAGTTACACGAATTAGTCAAGTTGTGTGGTGCCAAGTGCAAATACGACCAGGGCATGTTCAAGCAGATGGAAATCCACATCTTGTCATCGTTGGACTGGTCGTTGAACGACCCTGGTATCGAAGAGTTCATCACCACCAGTAGGGAGTTCTGCATCATGTCTGCCTACAGTGCTGATAACGAGATgttcaaagtcaaagaatTTCTCTGCTACTTGTCCTTGTACGCTCCCGAGTTGATAGATATCAACATCATCGAGTTATCGCAGGTGATGTTGGCTTTGATCAACGAGGCTCTCGGCTTCTACCCTGGAGATAGACTCTTCCAGAAGGTAATAGGCGAAGAAGCTATCCACACTGAAATCGAGCCTCATCGCTACAGGGCCATCAAAACCAACTTGATTAAGGCCGTAATGGGAGCGACAGACTACTCGCTTAGgttgttcaattctagAGGTCCACAGTTCTTCTACAACCAGATTAATGCTCTCTAC
- a CDS encoding predicted protein yields the protein MFKYLFGSNEDSTTPLTNEPTIDYNNTIHTIASERNRLSASRFNTESRSNSNYVLDYSDDELDSEEELTRDFQRISRNLTRSTESIRDWDLPTNHSLPTNYPGKFPKSTRTQEAQVSNGAHKGAGTYGDHVSRTYEPLSDRVPSADYSENFIEKSDTTEQIAKLEQEINEELRSSRKRTKTDGIQLDSVILKVKQQNQFLSNLNELIDINNNDQEIDNIPSSILRKYQALKEAYIKELNNSQIFYKGYYKLIGKYRQLKNAGNGVRSSAPDVNTSKSGFFIKEKVRLIKSSTKEENIKLICVNILRELDAMEDKDKTIAKYKQDLDAANERIRQLELQAQSK from the coding sequence ATGTTCAAGTACTTATTTGGCTCGAATGAGGATCTGACGACACCCTTGACAAATGAACCAACGATAGATTACAACAACACTATTCATACGATAGCATCAGAAAGAAACAGACTTTCGGCGTCCCGTTTCAACACTGAGTCACGAAGCAACAGTAATTACGTGCTCGATTATTCGGACGACGAGCTTGACtcggaagaagaattgactCGAGACTTCCAGCGCATTCTGCGAAATTTAACCAGATCTACAGAAAGCATACGTGATTGGGACCTTCCCACCAACCATTCGCTTCCGACGAACTATCCTGGTAAGTTCCCGAAATCTACGCGGACGCAGGAAGCCCAAGTTAGTAACGGGGCCCATAAAGGTGCTGGCACTTATGGAGACCATGTTTCTAGAACATATGAACCGTTATCTGACAGAGTTCCGTCAGCGGACTACCTGGAAAACTTCATAGAAAAGAGTGACACTACAGAGCAGATAGCCAAGCTCGAGCAAGAAAtaaatgaagaacttcGGAGCTCCCGCAAGCGTACTAAAACAGACGGAATCCAGTTGGATTCGGTCATCCTAAAGGTCAAGCAGCAGAATCAGTTCTTACTGAATTTGAACGAGTTGATcgacatcaacaataacgaCCAAGAAATCGACAACATACCAAGCAGTATCCTCCGTAAGTACCAAGCCTTGAAGGAAGCTTACATcaaagagttgaacaactcgCAAATCTTTTACAAGGGTTATTACAAGCTTATCGGCAAATACAGGCAGCTCAAGAATGCTGGAAATGGTGTCAGGTCTTCCGCGCCAGACGTAAACACCTCCAAATCGggattcttcatcaaggAGAAAGTGCGgttgatcaagtcgtcTACGAAGGAagagaatatcaaattAATTTGCGTAAATATCCTACGGGAGCTAGATGCTATGGAAGATAAGGACAAGACCATCGCAAAATACAAGCAGGATTTGGACGCAGCCAACGAGCGCATTCGCCAGTTGGAACTCCAGGCACAATCCAAGTGA
- a CDS encoding ethionine resistance protein (go_component membrane~go_function drug transporter activity; antiporter activity~go_process multidrug transport), producing the protein MSSLTSREATPLLAPINSAFSDIDESEIVAYIDQRRVSIASAGPDRIPPSFLTSKSPIPHERDRLTHSISRNSLYVPDISDIISNSDIAPEPETDLATEVKVLLYYSVPLVVTFLLQYSLTVASVFSVGRLGSTELAAVSLSSMTANISGYAIIQGVSTCLDTLCAQSFGRKDYNTVGLHFMRCNYMLLLLFVPIFFLWVFGAEPVLHSIIGKEEAKLCQLAARYLRILSFGMPGFILFENGKHFLQSQGIFHASTYVLVICAPLNALLNYLLVWDKTVGIGFAGAPLSVVITNWLMCVLLFAYIFYVKGYQCWPKQQLSDSVYFTSWTKMINLSVPGVLMVEAEWLAFEIITFTASKFGTEVLAAQSIVSTTCVLMYQIPFAISIAASTRIAWYIGAASIKSAKIATSATIRTSLSLGIVNCCIIYVFREFFASLYTNDKKVIKLASEVLIIGAVYQINDFLSCATGGVLRGQGRQKIGGILNLISYYLIALPVAFLCAFYFKLGLLGLWIGMIIALFFISVSQYYFVATSNWEAVINECINEGIMEEGNITIDAHSTIPSMSSSTYV; encoded by the coding sequence ATGAGTTCCTTAACAAGCAGAGAAGCCACTCCGCTTTTGGCTCCCATCAATAGTGCATTCAGTGATATCGATGAACTGGAAATCGTTGCGTATATAGACCAAAGAAGAGTGTCGATTGCGTCTGCCGGCCCAGACAGAATCCCACCTTCATTTTTGACCTCCAAAAGTCCTATCCCTCATGAAAGAGATCGGTTGACCCATTCCATTTCTCGTAACTCTTTGTATGTGCCCGATATTTCTGATATCATATCAAATTCCGATATCGCCCCAGAGCCAGAGACGGATCTTGCGACAGAAGTCAAGGTTTTGCTCTACTATTCGGTGCCATTGGTCGTCACCTTCTTATTGCAATATTCCTTGACAGTAGCATCGGTGTTCTCCGTTGGCAGATTAGGGTCAACAGAATTGGCTGCAGTCAGTTTGAGTTCGATGACCGCTAACATCTCTGGTTACGCCATAATCCAAGGTGTATCAACATGTCTTGATACTCTTTGCGCTCAATcgtttggaagaaaagattatAATACAGTTGGATTACACTTCATGAGATGTAATTACATGTTACTCCTTTTATTTGTGCCAATCTTTTTTTTGTGGGTCTTTGGAGCAGAACCCGTCTTACATTCCATTATAGGAAAGGAAGAAGCCAAGTTATGTCAATTGGCTGCAAGATACTTGAGAATATTGAGTTTTGGAATGCCCGGTTTCATCTTGTTTGAGAACGGAAAGCATTTCTTGCAAAGTCAAGGGATTTTTCATGCTTCTACATATGTATTGGTAATCTGTGCTCCTTTGAACGCTTTGTTGAATTACTTGTTGGTCTGGGATAAGActgttggaattggtttCGCCGGAGCTCCATTGTCCGTAGTTATCACCAATTGGCTCATGTGCGTGCTTCTTTTTGCTTACATTTTCTATGTCAAGGGCTACCAATGCTGGCCAAAGCAACAATTACTGGATTCGGTATACTTTACTAGCTGGACGAAGATGATCAACCTTTCGGTTCCTGGTGTGTTGATGGTAGAAGCCGAGTGGTTAGCTTTTGAAATTATCACTTTCACCGCCTCCAAGTTTGGCACTGAAGTATTGGCTGCTCAATCTATTGTCAGCACCACTTGTGTATTGATGTATCAAATACCGTTTGCCATTTCTATTGCCGCTTCTACAAGGATTGCATGGTACATTGGAGCAGCATCTATTAAGTCTGCAAAGATTGCAACCTCAGCTACAATTAGAACTTCTTTGAGTTTGGGTATTGTAAATTGTTGCATCATCTATGTATTTAGAGAGTTTTTTGCATCCTTATACACCAACGACAAGAAAGTCATTAAGTTGGCATCGGAAGTTTTGATCATTGGTGCTGTTTATCAGATTAATGATTTTCTTTCATGTGCAACAGGAGGTGTTCTAAGAGGGCAGGGCCGCCAAAAAATTGGCGGAATCTTGAATCTCATCAGTTACTATCTAATTGCCTTGCCAGTTGCATTCTTATGTGCATTTTATTTTAAGTTGGGATTATTGGGACTTTGGATCGGTATGATTATCGCCTTGTTTTTCATTTCGGTATCCCAGTATTACTTCGTTGCTACCAGCAACTGGGAAGCGGTTATTAATGAGTGTATCAATGAAGGAATTATGGAAGAGGGAAACATTACTATTGATGCACATTCGACCATTCCTAGCATGAGCAGTTCAACATACGTCTAA
- the AKR4 gene encoding aldose reductase (similar to conjugated polyketone reductase (PKR1)) — MSLQGKFFKLSNGNTIPAVGYGTGTKWFKSALGDIDTTLVDTLVQAIKLGFTHIDGAQIYKTSREIGLAIKKSGIKREDLFLTDKFFSGPSTLPKSTSPNPYDALKQSLAEFQLEYVDLYLLHTPYISKESHGYDVVEAWNYLEKLQDEGLVKNIGVSNFAVEDLQKILNSNPKHKPVVNQIEYSAYLQNQTPGVVEFAKKNGILIEAYGPSAPITKGKGGPLDPVLEKLAKKYNKTEAQIILRWVLDTGVLPVTTSSKEDRIKAFLELTEFKLDAEDVKEISEVGKEKIFRQFFTEYSRFD; from the coding sequence ATGTCCTTACAAGgtaaatttttcaagttaTCCAACGGAAACACCATCCCAGCTGTGGGCTACGGGACTGGTACCAAATGGTTCAAGTCCGCCTTAGGTGATATCGACACCACTTTGGTTGACACTTTGGTCCAGGCTATCAAATTGGGTTTCACCCACATCGACGGTGCTCAGATTTACAAGACCTCAAGAGAAATCGGACTtgcaatcaagaagtccGGTATCAAGAGAGAGGACCTCTTCCTCACCGACAAGTTCTTTTCTGGTCCCAGCACTTTGCCCAAGCTGACTTCTCCAAACCCTTACGATGCTTTGAAGCAGTCCTTGGCCGAATTCCAGTTGGAGTATGTCGACTTGTACTTGCTCCACACTCCATACATCTCCAAGGAATCGCACGGCTACGACGTCGTTGAAGCATGGAACTACTTGGAGAAATTGCAAGACGAGGGCCTTGTCAAGAACATCGGTGTCTCCAACTTCGCCGTTGAGGACTTGCAGAAGATTTTGAACTCGAACCCAAAACACAAACCGGTTGTTAACCAGATCGAATACAGTGCTTACTTGCAGAACCAAACCCCAGGCGTGGTTGAGTTCGCTAAGAAGAACGGTATCTTGATCGAAGCTTATGGTCCCTCTGCTCCTATCACCAAGGGTAAGGGTGGTCCTTTGGATCCAGTACTTGagaagttggccaagaagtacaacaagaCCGAGGCACAAATCATCTTGAGATGGGTCTTGGATACTGGGGTCTTGCCTGTTACCACTTCTTCTAAGGAGGACCGTATCAAGGCTTTCTTGGAACTCACTGAATTCAAGTTGGATGCTGAAGATGTCAAGGAAATCTCTGAAGTCGGTAAGGAAAAGATCTTCAGACAATTCTTTACTGAATACAGCAGATTCGATTAG
- a CDS encoding predicted protein, producing the protein MSSISRDVTLIVQSTSLSDFQKIKQLKSVVTISNVAELALPISEIDDSYNVILYLIRIELIIAHSEDYSKLPDLFRELSLVPYLKNINSSSVSPQNFKETYIKTTYNDNLTDYQYLIQNPNNRKLLDLINKKMLLVSNLPSTDETYHDLNRLINLKILELFIISSYDFRKKNILKHLQEDMKLDTDESSPVTELVDLLASGRVIPFDLWQKALSSDFGNNYYFLIRRCMNTSQLIVNWLENNIVLLSKYYISIKISKVYQLFHISSDIEVEQVILDMVVHKKLPTNSKIDQIEGILVFGQEE; encoded by the coding sequence ATGTCTTCCATATCCAGAGACGTCACATTAATAGTTCAATCCACGAGTTTGTCTGATTTCCAGAAAATCAAGCAGTTGAAGTCAGTAGTCACAATAAGCAATGTGGCGGAACTTGCTTTGCCTATATCTGAAATCGATGATTCATACAATGTGATACTCTATCTCATACGAATTGAATTGATTATAGCTCACAGTGAAGATTATCTGAAACTACCAGATTTGTTTAGAGAATTGCTGCTCGTCCcttacttgaagaatatcaatTCATCCTCTGTATCTCCTCAGaacttcaaagaaacaTATATCAAGACCACCTACAACGACAACCTCACCGATTACCAGTATCTCATTCAGAATCCAAATAACCGcaagttgttggacttaataaacaagaaaatgttGTTGGTGTCAAATTTGCCTTCCACAGATGAAACTTATCATGACCTTAACAGGCTCATTAATCTCAAAATCTTGGAGCTCTTTATAATTTCGTCATACGacttcagaaagaaaaatatCTTAAAGCACTTACAGGAAGACATGAAGCTTGATACAGACGAGTCTTCACCCGTCACCGAACTAGTAGACCTCTTAGCTTCTGGAAGAGTGATTCCATTCGATCTTTGGCAAAAAGCGTTGTCGTCAGACTTTGGTAACAATTACTATTTTCTAATACGCAGATGTATGAACACAAGCCAGTTGATAGTAAATTGGTTAGAGAATAATATCGTTTTGCTATCGAAGTACTACATTTCGATTAAAATATCGAAAGTATATCAGTTGTTCCATATATCGTCTGACATAGAAGTTGAACAGGTGATACTCGATATGGTTGTTCACAAGAAGCTTCCTACTAACTCGAAAATCGACCAAATAGAGGGTATATTGGTATTTGGACAAGAGGAG
- the ALG13 gene encoding syntenic homolog of ALG13_YEAST UDP-N-acetylglucosamine transferase subunit ALG13 (Asparagine linked glycosylation protein 13) (go_function transferase activity, transferring hexosyl groups; carbohydrate binding~go_process carbohydrate metabolism; lipid glycosylation) yields the protein MPTVLITTGATVTFRSLLDYVVSPEFIENLSKFKVSRLKLQYGNEINPTTNEHVSRDYFERLVKQSEIVSKFQLDISTDRKSDTDGSITYSSTKYDFVLEAFPFSMDIDSHIRSADVVISHAGTGSIIDALKLHKKLVVIVNDALMDNHQAEIANEFAKLNYCVSHNVNELFGTEKLINSVRSLLDGSIQLTEFPANKKEIVESIIAEELQKAV from the coding sequence ATGCCGACCGTTTTGATCACGACAGGTGCCACGGTGACATTCAGATCTCTCTTGGATTACGTGGTGTCACCTGAATTTATCGAAAATCTCTCCAAGTTCAAGGTGTCAAGACTCAAGCTCCAGTACGGAAATGAAATAAATCCTACGACAAATGAACATGTGAGCCGAGATTACTTTGAAAGGTTGGTTAAACAAAGTGAAATCGTTCTGAAGTTTCAGTTGGATATAAGTACGGATAGAAAAAGCGATACAGATGGATCAATTACCTATTCATCAACTAAATACGACTTTGTGTTGGAAGCGTTTCCATTTTCGATGGATATCGATAGCCACATCAGGCTGGCCGATGTGGTGATCTCTCATGCTGGAACAGGTTCTATTATAGATGCTTTGAAATTGCACAAGAAGCTTGTTGTCATAGTGAACGATGCACTTATGGACAATCACCAGGCCGAAATAGCCAACGAGTTTGCGAAATTGAACTACTGTGTCAGCCACAATGTCAACGAACTTTTTGGAACAGAAAAGCTCATCAATTCAGTACGTCTGCTATTGGACGGATCTATCCAATTGACTGAATTTCCAGCTAATAAGAAGGAGATCGTCGAGTCCAtcattgctgaagaattaCAGAAGGCAGTTTAG
- the YKH1.2 gene encoding Predicted short chain-type dehydrogenase (hypothetical protein Glucose/ribitol dehydrogenase~go_function oxidoreductase activity~go_process metabolism): MSSLTYFVTGGNRGIGFELVKQAADAGHKVIATARDVAKATELQKLADSNKNVKIVTLDVADVKSIEALDAQLAAVTDGIDVAILNAGISDAYYKVVDAPRQVWIDHYLVNSLGPVLVFQKLYKYLQKRETKKVVFISTLVGSITDFIPVSVSAYGQSKAALNYSVKELSFELKPEGFVTIALSPGLVTSDMGSYGAKKLTESAPEAGAALASSAITAEESSAAILKIVDGLAEKDNGLFLNYTGELAKW; encoded by the coding sequence ATGTCTTCTTTAACTTACTTTGTTACCGGTGGTAACCGTGGAATTGGttttgaacttgtcaaGCAGGCTGCTGATGCTGGCCACAAGGTCATTGCTACTGCTCGTGATGTCGCCAAGGCTActgaattgcaaaagttggCTGATTCCAACAAAAATGTCAAGATTGTCACCCTTGATGTTGCAGACGTCAAGTCAATTGAAGCCTTGGACGCTCAGCTTGCTGCAGTCACGGACGGTATCGACGTTGCTATCCTCAATGCCGGAATTTCAGATGCTTACTATAAAGTAGTGGACGCACCTAGACAAGTTTGGATTGACCACTATCTTGTGAACTCATTGGGCCCCGTCTTGGttttccagaagttgtacaagtACTTGCAAAAGAGAGAAACCAAAAAGGTTGTGTTCATTTCGACGCTTGTCGGTTCGATTACCGATTTCATCCCTGTTTCTGTTAGTGCCTATGGCCAGTCGAAGGCAGCTCTCAACTACTCGGTTAAGGAATTGAGTTTTGAATTAAAGCCAGAAGGGTTCGTTACCATCGCCCTTAGTCCCGGTCTTGTCACGAGTGATATGGGTTCTTACGGTGCCAAGAAGCTCACCGAGTCTGCCCCTGAGGCTGGCGCTGCTCTTGCATCTTCGGCCAtcactgctgaagaaagtTCGGCTgctatcttgaagattgtgGACGGATTGGCAGAAAAGGACAACGGGCTTTTCTTGAACTACACTGGTGAACTTGCCAAGTGGTAA